Proteins encoded together in one Rhizobium bangladeshense window:
- a CDS encoding MotB family protein → MSEGENHHHGRNEIIIVKRHGGGDHDGAHGGAWKIAYADFMTAMMAFFLVMWLVNAANEETKAAVATYFNPIKLADEKPTERGLKKPVDDAEGEEKNEKSKQKEENPTEGKSAADGDDQTSTSGDHTNYSEADFFENPYSVLAEIAQEVGQQANVSAKGDGGAADSGPATGADGGEAYRDPFDPDFWTKQVEVTTAGKSLPPGRSEEQASESETTEVANAEDVKPAPLATEQKPAEAKETKGAAEAKGGKATESKAPGEKTAEAERDADHQKEADKGAVGAEQQKKEAEQLQAQIAQQISGVAGKLAEGLTVTASEGGLLVSISDQNDDSMFNIGSAVPRQEMVLAMEKIGTILKERGGAVAIRGHTDGRQYKGGQNENWRLSMDRAQSAYYMLVRGGLDETRISQVSGFADRRLKLPADPFNAANRRIEILVQAE, encoded by the coding sequence ATGAGCGAAGGCGAAAACCATCACCACGGCAGGAACGAGATCATCATCGTCAAGCGGCATGGCGGCGGTGATCACGATGGTGCCCATGGCGGTGCGTGGAAAATTGCCTATGCCGACTTCATGACGGCGATGATGGCATTCTTCCTGGTCATGTGGCTGGTCAACGCCGCCAATGAGGAGACCAAGGCTGCGGTCGCGACCTATTTCAATCCGATCAAGCTTGCCGACGAAAAGCCGACCGAGAGAGGCCTGAAGAAGCCTGTCGACGATGCGGAGGGCGAGGAGAAGAACGAAAAGTCGAAGCAGAAGGAAGAAAATCCGACCGAAGGCAAGTCCGCCGCGGATGGTGACGACCAGACATCGACTTCAGGCGACCACACCAATTATTCCGAAGCCGATTTCTTCGAGAATCCCTATTCGGTTCTCGCCGAAATCGCACAAGAGGTCGGCCAGCAGGCCAATGTCAGCGCCAAGGGCGATGGCGGCGCGGCCGATTCCGGCCCTGCCACCGGTGCCGATGGCGGCGAAGCCTATCGCGACCCCTTCGATCCGGATTTCTGGACCAAGCAGGTCGAGGTGACAACGGCGGGAAAATCCTTGCCGCCCGGCAGGAGTGAGGAGCAGGCGAGCGAGAGCGAGACGACGGAGGTCGCCAACGCCGAGGATGTGAAGCCGGCGCCTTTGGCGACTGAACAGAAGCCGGCCGAGGCCAAGGAAACCAAGGGTGCCGCCGAGGCCAAGGGTGGCAAGGCGACGGAGAGCAAGGCGCCTGGTGAGAAGACGGCGGAGGCCGAGAGGGACGCCGATCATCAGAAGGAAGCCGACAAGGGCGCGGTCGGGGCCGAGCAGCAGAAGAAGGAAGCAGAACAGCTTCAGGCGCAGATCGCGCAGCAGATCAGCGGTGTTGCCGGCAAGCTTGCCGAAGGCCTGACAGTGACGGCATCCGAGGGCGGCCTGCTGGTCAGCATCTCCGACCAGAACGACGATTCGATGTTCAATATCGGTTCGGCCGTTCCGCGCCAGGAGATGGTGCTTGCCATGGAAAAGATCGGGACGATCCTGAAGGAGAGGGGTGGCGCAGTCGCCATCCGTGGCCACACGGACGGGCGCCAATACAAGGGTGGGCAGAACGAGAATTGGCGGCTTTCGATGGACCGCGCCCAGAGCGCCTACTACATGCTCGTGCGCGGCGGGCTGGACGAGACGCGCATCTCCCAGGTCTCCGGCTTCGCTGACCGCCGGCTGAAGTTGCCCGCCGACCCTTTTAACGCAGCCAACCGCCGGATCGAGATCCTGGTGCAGGCGGAATAG
- a CDS encoding MotE family protein, giving the protein MIKIINPDMTVLQLLRRLALPAAGLVLLSIPGAFAQEHAPAGDITSQDEIKQFCTNIADPARDQRYLLQKQELERLRADIDARMAEMDKRKAEYQDWLKRRDDFLKQAEAGLTEIYKKMKPDAAALQLQDMKIEVASAVIMRLGPRQSSLILNEMDPQKAAVIASIIASASDPNTSKDPS; this is encoded by the coding sequence ATGATAAAGATCATCAATCCTGACATGACGGTCCTGCAACTGCTGCGGCGGCTGGCGCTGCCGGCAGCCGGCCTCGTCCTTCTGTCGATCCCCGGCGCCTTTGCACAGGAACATGCGCCGGCCGGCGACATCACGTCCCAGGACGAGATCAAGCAGTTCTGCACCAACATCGCCGATCCCGCTCGCGACCAACGCTACCTCCTGCAGAAACAGGAGCTGGAGAGGCTTCGCGCCGACATCGACGCCCGCATGGCGGAGATGGACAAGCGCAAGGCCGAATATCAGGACTGGCTGAAGCGGCGTGACGATTTCCTGAAGCAGGCGGAAGCTGGCCTCACCGAAATCTATAAGAAGATGAAGCCGGATGCGGCGGCGCTCCAGCTGCAGGATATGAAGATCGAAGTGGCCTCGGCTGTCATCATGCGGCTCGGTCCGCGTCAGTCGAGCCTCATCCTCAACGAAATGGACCCGCAGAAAGCCGCCGTCATCGCCAGCATCATCGCCAGTGCATCCGATCCCAATACGTCGAAGGATCCTTCATGA
- a CDS encoding flagellin: protein MTSILTNVAAMAALQTLRGINNSLEDTQNRVSSGYRVEKAADNAAYWSIATTMRSDNKALSAVSDALGLGAAKVDTAYSAMDSAIDVITEIKAKIVAATEKGVDKTKVQEEIGQLQQQLLSIAQSASFSGENWVAGADGTKSVVSTFVRDGNGNVSVKTTDYVLNTSSTGNVLFGMTSTGTIETSSGIIGTSSGTIGSIYSMNISTFGSVEISMALTSIEAGLEAMTKAASQLGSISTRIELQENFVGALSDSIDSGVGRLVDADMEEESSKLTALQTQQQLAIQSLSIANSSAQNILTLFRS, encoded by the coding sequence ATGACCAGCATTTTGACCAACGTCGCGGCAATGGCCGCTCTTCAGACACTCCGTGGCATCAACAACAGCCTCGAAGACACCCAGAACAGGGTATCGTCCGGTTATCGTGTCGAAAAGGCGGCCGATAACGCTGCCTATTGGTCGATCGCAACAACTATGCGTTCGGACAACAAGGCCCTTTCCGCCGTTTCCGACGCCCTCGGCCTTGGCGCCGCCAAGGTCGACACCGCTTATTCCGCCATGGACAGTGCCATCGACGTCATCACCGAGATCAAGGCGAAGATCGTCGCCGCAACCGAAAAGGGCGTCGACAAGACCAAGGTGCAGGAAGAAATCGGCCAGTTGCAGCAGCAGCTGCTCAGCATCGCGCAGTCGGCTTCCTTCTCCGGCGAGAACTGGGTCGCCGGCGCTGACGGCACCAAAAGCGTCGTGTCGACCTTCGTCCGCGACGGCAACGGCAATGTCTCGGTCAAGACCACGGACTACGTCTTGAACACGAGCTCCACGGGCAACGTACTGTTCGGGATGACCTCCACCGGCACGATCGAGACGAGCTCCGGCATTATCGGCACATCATCCGGTACGATCGGCTCGATCTACTCGATGAACATCAGCACCTTCGGTTCGGTTGAAATTTCGATGGCCCTGACGTCCATCGAAGCCGGCCTGGAGGCCATGACCAAGGCTGCCTCGCAGCTCGGCTCGATTTCCACCCGCATTGAGCTGCAGGAAAACTTCGTTGGAGCACTGAGTGATTCCATCGACTCCGGCGTCGGCCGCCTCGTCGATGCCGACATGGAAGAGGAATCGAGCAAGCTGACAGCGTTGCAAACCCAGCAGCAGCTGGCGATCCAGTCGCTGTCGATCGCCAACTCCAGCGCGCAAAACATCCTCACGCTGTTCCGCAGCTAA
- a CDS encoding flagellar basal body P-ring protein FlgI, with protein MKLFFRIVTCVAVVAMILADVAPAWALTSRIKDIASLQAGRDNQLIGYGLIVGLQGTGDGFRSSPFTEQSMRAMLQNLGISTQGGQSSAKNTAAVMVTANLPPFASPGSRLDVTVSSLGDATSLRGGTLVMTSLSGADGQIYAVAQGSVIVSGFQAQGQAATVTEGVTTAGRVPGGAIIERELPSHFKDSVNLVLQLRNPDFSTAIRIADIVNGYASARFGGPVAEAKDSQEVVIQKPRTADLTRLMADVENLIVETDTPAKVVINERTGTIVIGSDVRVSPVAVSYGTLTVQVTETPQIIQPEPFSRGRTAVQPQTDIAAEQTGGRVAIIDGPDLRTLVAGLNNIGVKPDGIIAILQGIKSAGALQAELVLQ; from the coding sequence ATGAAATTGTTCTTCCGTATCGTCACCTGTGTTGCGGTTGTCGCCATGATTTTGGCCGACGTGGCGCCCGCTTGGGCGCTGACGTCCCGCATCAAGGATATTGCTTCGCTTCAGGCCGGCCGCGATAACCAGCTGATCGGGTATGGTCTCATCGTCGGTCTGCAGGGAACCGGCGACGGCTTCCGTTCCTCGCCTTTCACCGAGCAGTCGATGCGGGCGATGCTCCAGAATCTCGGCATCTCGACACAGGGCGGCCAGTCCAGCGCCAAGAACACCGCGGCCGTGATGGTCACCGCCAACCTGCCGCCTTTCGCAAGTCCCGGCAGCCGTCTCGACGTCACGGTGAGCTCGCTCGGCGACGCGACCTCGCTGCGCGGCGGCACGCTCGTCATGACCTCGCTTTCCGGCGCCGACGGCCAGATCTACGCTGTCGCCCAGGGCTCCGTCATCGTCTCCGGCTTTCAGGCGCAGGGCCAGGCGGCGACGGTGACCGAGGGCGTCACCACCGCCGGTCGCGTGCCCGGCGGCGCCATCATCGAACGCGAACTGCCGTCCCACTTCAAGGATTCGGTCAATCTCGTCCTGCAACTGCGCAATCCTGACTTCTCAACGGCGATCCGCATTGCCGACATCGTCAATGGCTATGCCTCCGCGCGCTTCGGCGGCCCGGTCGCCGAAGCCAAGGATTCGCAGGAAGTCGTGATCCAGAAACCGCGCACGGCCGATCTCACCCGGCTCATGGCCGATGTCGAGAATCTCATCGTCGAAACCGATACGCCTGCCAAGGTTGTTATCAACGAGCGCACCGGAACGATCGTCATCGGCTCTGATGTCCGCGTTTCGCCGGTCGCCGTCAGCTACGGCACTCTGACGGTACAGGTCACCGAGACGCCGCAGATCATCCAGCCCGAACCCTTCTCGCGCGGGCGGACTGCCGTCCAGCCGCAGACCGATATCGCGGCTGAGCAGACCGGCGGGCGCGTTGCCATCATCGACGGTCCCGACCTCAGGACCCTTGTCGCCGGCCTCAACAATATCGGCGTGAAACCGGATGGCATCATCGCCATTCTCCAGGGCATCAAGTCGGCGGGCGCCCTGCAGGCGGAGCTTGTGCTGCAATGA
- a CDS encoding glycosyl transferase, with the protein MNSKVSFSAASKDYQMGRYTQSLATLNQLMDIQKDAKTYALLAKNLLQLGFKADAAKAYGLAAGCESPNSYEYAKQAAKLHYETGNEDDALLIAMRNLARAQEDAELAFIITAIYLKRQQRDIIRPFKTVLSQSANPDHMRLAALLLSDDLNDATNQSLARNLFKRFPGNLAFRFLHLVFAREFNDFEEAAKHQSVIEQALAKGDLEILRKDNPFYHLHWCGNEDYNRYATIGTSPLNQERVAFRRNQPHSWSDKIRIGYMSSDFWDRHATMKLLQRILELHDRDRFDITLFCHTGPEYLKHNDTDRSRWGRIVDIHGFSDQAVLETVREHNIDIMVDLKGHTSGSRATVFNLPLAPVHVGWLGFPGSTVNIDLDYVIGDHFVLPDVAKPFYHEKFCRLPESYQPNDPTYRPKPRPVTREQLGLPEEAFIFASFNGNRKITLETINSWCRILKRAPNSVLWLMANTPRNQANLLKQFQAAGISAKRIIFCPRAPYEEHIDRQQAADLGIDTFPVNGHTTTSEQLWGGLPVLTLKGTNFASRVSESLLRAIDLPQLVATDLQAYEDLAVELAQNPERIAEYKAHLKEMRYIAPLFDAERFCHHLEQAYEIMAERAKQGLAPDHIDIAALPSRTAPFAAE; encoded by the coding sequence TTGAACAGCAAAGTTTCGTTCTCTGCGGCATCCAAGGATTACCAGATGGGCCGCTACACACAGTCCTTGGCGACGCTCAACCAACTCATGGATATCCAAAAGGACGCCAAGACCTACGCGCTGCTGGCTAAGAATCTCCTGCAGCTCGGCTTCAAGGCCGACGCGGCGAAAGCCTATGGCCTTGCCGCCGGCTGCGAAAGCCCCAACTCTTACGAATACGCAAAGCAAGCCGCCAAACTGCATTACGAGACCGGCAATGAGGACGACGCACTGCTGATCGCCATGCGAAACCTCGCCAGGGCACAGGAAGATGCGGAGCTCGCCTTTATCATCACCGCAATCTATCTGAAGCGTCAGCAGCGGGATATCATCCGTCCGTTCAAGACGGTACTGTCGCAGAGCGCAAATCCCGATCATATGCGTCTGGCGGCTTTGCTCCTCAGCGACGATCTGAACGATGCAACCAACCAGAGCCTGGCGCGCAACCTCTTCAAACGTTTTCCCGGCAACCTCGCATTCCGTTTCCTCCATCTTGTCTTCGCTCGCGAATTCAATGACTTCGAAGAGGCAGCCAAGCATCAGTCGGTGATAGAGCAAGCCCTTGCAAAGGGCGACCTCGAGATCCTGCGCAAGGACAATCCGTTCTATCATCTGCATTGGTGCGGGAACGAGGATTACAATCGATATGCAACAATCGGCACCTCGCCGCTCAACCAGGAGCGCGTCGCCTTCCGCCGTAACCAGCCGCATAGCTGGTCGGACAAGATCCGGATCGGTTACATGTCATCCGACTTCTGGGATCGCCACGCAACGATGAAGCTCTTGCAGCGCATTCTGGAACTGCATGACAGGGACCGTTTCGACATCACCCTGTTCTGCCACACGGGCCCGGAATACCTGAAGCACAACGATACCGACCGCAGCCGCTGGGGCCGGATCGTCGATATTCACGGCTTCTCAGACCAGGCTGTGTTGGAGACGGTGCGAGAGCATAATATCGACATCATGGTCGACCTGAAAGGCCATACATCCGGCAGCCGCGCGACGGTTTTCAATCTGCCGCTCGCGCCTGTGCATGTCGGCTGGCTCGGCTTTCCGGGCAGCACCGTCAACATCGACCTCGACTACGTGATCGGTGACCATTTTGTCCTGCCCGACGTGGCAAAGCCATTCTACCACGAAAAATTCTGCCGACTTCCAGAGAGCTACCAGCCGAACGATCCGACGTATCGTCCGAAGCCTCGTCCGGTCACGCGAGAACAGCTCGGCCTTCCGGAAGAAGCCTTCATCTTCGCATCCTTCAACGGCAACCGCAAAATCACGCTGGAGACGATCAATAGCTGGTGCCGGATCCTCAAGCGGGCGCCGAACAGCGTTCTCTGGCTGATGGCGAATACGCCGCGCAACCAGGCGAACCTTTTGAAGCAATTCCAGGCGGCAGGCATCTCCGCCAAGCGCATCATCTTCTGCCCGCGCGCGCCCTATGAAGAGCATATCGACCGCCAGCAGGCAGCCGACCTCGGCATCGACACCTTCCCAGTCAACGGCCACACGACCACCTCGGAGCAGCTCTGGGGCGGGTTGCCGGTTCTGACGCTGAAGGGGACGAACTTCGCTTCACGGGTCAGCGAAAGTCTGCTCAGGGCAATCGATCTGCCGCAGCTCGTCGCAACCGATCTGCAGGCCTATGAAGACCTCGCCGTCGAGCTGGCGCAGAACCCCGAGCGGATCGCCGAATACAAGGCGCACCTGAAGGAGATGCGCTACATCGCCCCGCTCTTCGACGCCGAACGCTTCTGCCATCATCTCGAGCAGGCCTACGAAATCATGGCCGAGCGTGCCAAGCAGGGTCTGGCACCCGACCATATCGACATTGCGGCGCTGCCGTCACGCACGGCGCCGTTCGCGGCCGAGTGA
- the flgH gene encoding flagellar basal body L-ring protein FlgH, whose translation MNMRFPAAIAALALLAGCQSPTAVSEIGRAPAMSPIGSGLAYGQTPQMALYPKQPRAVAQGYSLWSDSQAALFKDARALNVGDILTVDIQINDKASFDNETNRSRTNSSGMSWDVNAQIFGWTPESKTDLTYGSDTSTDGKGKIERTDKITLLVAAVVTGILENGNLVISGSQEVRLNQELRILNVAGIVRPQDVNADNQISYDKIAEARISYGGRGRLMEVQQPPRGQQAVDLFSPL comes from the coding sequence ATGAACATGCGTTTCCCGGCCGCGATCGCCGCCCTCGCACTCCTTGCGGGCTGCCAGTCCCCGACGGCAGTCAGCGAGATCGGCCGTGCGCCTGCCATGAGCCCGATCGGCAGCGGCCTTGCCTATGGCCAGACCCCGCAGATGGCGCTCTATCCGAAGCAGCCGCGCGCCGTAGCGCAGGGCTATTCGCTTTGGAGCGACTCGCAGGCCGCGCTCTTTAAGGACGCGCGCGCTTTGAACGTCGGCGATATCCTGACCGTGGACATACAGATCAACGACAAGGCCTCCTTCGACAACGAGACCAACCGCAGCCGCACGAATTCGAGCGGCATGAGCTGGGATGTCAACGCTCAGATCTTCGGGTGGACGCCTGAATCCAAGACCGATCTCACCTACGGTTCCGACACCAGCACCGACGGCAAGGGCAAGATCGAGCGCACCGACAAGATCACGCTTCTGGTTGCGGCTGTTGTCACCGGTATTCTTGAAAACGGCAATCTCGTCATCTCGGGCTCGCAAGAAGTGCGGCTGAACCAGGAACTGCGCATTTTGAATGTCGCCGGTATCGTGCGTCCGCAGGACGTCAACGCCGACAATCAGATCTCCTACGACAAGATCGCCGAAGCCCGCATCTCCTATGGCGGTCGCGGCCGCCTGATGGAGGTGCAGCAGCCACCGCGCGGCCAGCAGGCCGTCGATCTTTTCTCGCCGCTTTGA
- a CDS encoding flagellin: MTSINTNNAAMAALQTLRGINQGLQETQAHVSSGYRVGKASDNAAYWSIATTMRSDNKALSAVSDALGLGAAKVDTAYAAMDSAIDVVGNIKAKLVAATENGVDKAKVQEEISQLQAQLLSIAQSASFSGENWVAGANGTKSVVSTFVRDGSNAVSVKMTDYVLSNSSTGNVLFGMSAGAVETSTGILGTSTGATGSIYSMSITNFTLGQIQSALTNVEAALKAMTSAGAALGSISTRIGLQEDFVNALSDSIDSGVGRLVDANMEEESSKLSALQTQQQLAIQSLSIANSSSQNILSLFRG, from the coding sequence ATGACGAGCATCAACACCAATAACGCTGCAATGGCAGCCCTCCAGACTCTGCGTGGCATCAACCAGGGTCTCCAGGAAACCCAGGCTCACGTTTCGTCCGGCTACCGCGTCGGCAAAGCTTCTGACAACGCTGCTTACTGGTCGATCGCAACGACCATGCGTTCGGACAACAAGGCACTTTCCGCTGTTTCCGACGCTCTCGGTCTCGGCGCCGCCAAGGTTGACACCGCCTACGCCGCCATGGACAGCGCCATCGACGTCGTCGGCAACATCAAGGCCAAGCTGGTTGCTGCAACCGAAAACGGCGTTGACAAGGCCAAGGTTCAGGAAGAAATCAGCCAGCTGCAGGCACAGCTGCTCAGCATCGCTCAGTCGGCTTCCTTCTCCGGCGAAAACTGGGTTGCCGGCGCAAACGGCACCAAGAGCGTCGTCTCCACCTTCGTCCGCGACGGCTCCAACGCCGTTTCTGTCAAGATGACCGACTACGTACTCTCCAACAGCTCCACTGGTAACGTGCTGTTCGGCATGAGCGCCGGCGCGGTTGAAACCTCCACGGGTATCCTCGGTACCTCGACGGGTGCGACCGGCTCGATCTACTCGATGAGCATCACCAACTTCACCCTCGGCCAGATCCAGTCGGCTCTGACCAACGTTGAGGCGGCTCTGAAGGCCATGACCAGCGCCGGCGCTGCTCTCGGCTCGATCTCCACCCGCATCGGCCTCCAGGAAGACTTCGTCAACGCTCTCAGCGACTCGATCGACTCCGGTGTTGGTCGCCTCGTCGACGCCAACATGGAAGAAGAGTCCTCCAAGCTCAGCGCCCTGCAGACCCAGCAGCAGCTGGCTATCCAGTCGCTGTCGATCGCGAACTCCTCTTCGCAGAACATCCTGTCGCTCTTCCGCGGCTAA
- a CDS encoding flagellar basal body-associated FliL family protein yields MADEDEGAGHSKKKSGSLMTIIGVVVLTLLGAGGGWAVGTIVAPNIKGAKDAELAKEAEAKKKAEEGLARISTEENNVVQLEPITSNLAYPSENWVRLEVALLFNGPPDVKVSEDIHQDILAYVRTVSLQQIEGPRGFQYLKDDIQERVDLRSQGRVSKVMFRTFVIE; encoded by the coding sequence ATGGCAGACGAAGACGAAGGCGCAGGTCACTCGAAGAAGAAATCCGGTTCGCTGATGACGATCATCGGCGTCGTCGTCCTGACCCTGCTCGGCGCCGGCGGCGGCTGGGCGGTGGGCACGATCGTTGCGCCTAATATCAAGGGCGCCAAGGATGCCGAGCTGGCCAAGGAGGCCGAGGCCAAGAAGAAGGCGGAAGAAGGCCTGGCGCGCATCTCGACCGAGGAGAACAACGTCGTCCAGCTCGAGCCGATCACTTCGAACCTCGCCTACCCCTCGGAAAATTGGGTCCGACTCGAAGTCGCGCTGCTCTTCAACGGGCCGCCGGATGTCAAGGTTTCCGAGGATATTCATCAGGATATCCTCGCCTATGTCAGGACGGTTTCCCTCCAGCAGATCGAGGGCCCGCGGGGGTTTCAATATCTCAAGGATGACATTCAGGAACGTGTTGACCTGCGCTCGCAAGGACGGGTATCGAAGGTCATGTTCAGGACCTTTGTCATCGAATGA
- a CDS encoding flagellin, translated as MTVKITSAAAVNALAVLRSINKEASQTQQQVSSGYRIETAADDASYWSVATVMRSDSTNLGTIGDALGLGAAKVDATYTAMNSAIDLIGEIRAKLVSAREPGADKDKINAEISEYKEQLRTVVESTSFAGENWLLNSDKAAPPTWSVISGFVRASTGEYQAQSIDFPSSQTILIDKNNASGGLFTKAIDAQAINNSGVGPRNYYLLDAGSTTPATGMEVAIGKNTTDAQLVDMLDVTDSLLASLTTTAASIGVMKVRIEDQIDYTADLSDSIDKSVGALVDTDMDEASIRQKAIETQKQMAVEAISILNTAASKILILLE; from the coding sequence ATGACCGTTAAGATAACCAGCGCGGCCGCGGTGAATGCACTTGCAGTGCTGCGCAGCATCAACAAAGAAGCCAGTCAGACCCAGCAGCAAGTTTCTTCGGGATATCGGATTGAGACGGCCGCAGACGATGCCTCCTACTGGTCGGTCGCCACTGTCATGCGCTCGGACAGCACCAATCTCGGCACGATCGGTGACGCGCTCGGTCTCGGCGCTGCCAAGGTGGATGCGACCTACACGGCGATGAATTCGGCGATCGATCTCATAGGCGAAATTCGCGCCAAGCTGGTCTCGGCAAGAGAGCCGGGCGCGGACAAGGACAAGATCAACGCCGAGATCAGCGAATATAAGGAGCAGTTGCGGACCGTCGTCGAATCGACGTCGTTTGCAGGGGAAAACTGGTTGCTGAACAGTGACAAGGCCGCGCCGCCGACATGGTCGGTCATCTCCGGCTTCGTGCGCGCCTCGACCGGCGAATACCAGGCTCAGAGCATCGACTTCCCGTCGTCGCAGACCATCCTGATCGACAAGAACAATGCGAGCGGCGGCCTGTTCACCAAGGCGATTGATGCCCAGGCGATCAATAACAGCGGCGTCGGACCGCGAAACTACTATCTTCTGGACGCCGGTTCGACCACGCCGGCGACGGGCATGGAAGTCGCGATCGGCAAGAACACCACCGACGCGCAGCTTGTCGATATGCTCGACGTAACCGACTCCCTGCTCGCTTCACTGACGACGACGGCGGCCTCCATCGGGGTGATGAAGGTGCGTATCGAGGATCAGATCGACTACACCGCCGATCTGTCCGATTCAATCGACAAGAGCGTCGGCGCGCTCGTCGATACCGACATGGACGAGGCTTCGATCCGCCAAAAGGCGATCGAAACGCAGAAGCAGATGGCCGTCGAAGCGATCTCGATCCTTAACACGGCCGCAAGCAAGATCCTCATTCTGCTGGAATAG
- the fliP gene encoding flagellar type III secretion system pore protein FliP (The bacterial flagellar biogenesis protein FliP forms a type III secretion system (T3SS)-type pore required for flagellar assembly.) produces MIRFIVFLAAMMAAPELAVAQQLPTDLLNVPVDGSVAAWIIRTFGLLTVLSVAPGILIMVTSFPRFVIAFSILRSGMGLSSTPSNMILLSLSLFMTFYVMSPTFDQAWQNGVQPLLANQINETEAVQRIAEPFRTFMAANTRDKDLALFVDLARERGQNIQTAEPIDYRVLIPAFMISEIRRGFEIGFLVVLPFLVIDLIVATITMAMGMMMLPPTSISLPFKILFFVLIDGWNLLVGSLVRSFS; encoded by the coding sequence ATGATTCGATTCATAGTTTTCCTTGCCGCCATGATGGCGGCACCGGAACTGGCGGTGGCACAGCAGCTGCCGACTGACCTGTTGAACGTGCCGGTCGATGGCTCCGTCGCCGCCTGGATCATCCGAACCTTCGGCCTGCTGACCGTTCTTTCGGTCGCGCCGGGCATCCTGATCATGGTGACGAGCTTCCCGCGCTTCGTCATCGCCTTCTCGATCCTGCGCTCAGGGATGGGCCTCTCCTCGACGCCCTCCAACATGATCCTCCTGTCGCTGTCGCTGTTCATGACCTTCTACGTCATGTCGCCGACCTTCGATCAGGCGTGGCAAAACGGCGTGCAGCCACTGCTTGCCAACCAGATCAACGAGACCGAGGCGGTCCAGCGTATTGCCGAACCCTTCCGCACCTTCATGGCGGCCAATACCCGCGACAAGGATCTGGCGCTCTTCGTCGATCTGGCGCGCGAACGCGGACAGAATATCCAGACCGCCGAGCCGATCGATTACCGCGTGCTGATCCCTGCCTTCATGATTTCCGAGATTCGCCGCGGGTTCGAGATCGGCTTTCTCGTCGTGCTGCCGTTCCTCGTCATCGACCTGATCGTCGCAACCATTACCATGGCGATGGGCATGATGATGCTGCCGCCGACCTCGATCTCGCTGCCTTTCAAGATTCTGTTTTTCGTGCTGATCGACGGCTGGAACCTGCTCGTCGGAAGCCTGGTGCGCTCGTTCAGCTGA
- a CDS encoding flagellin — MTSINTNSSAQAALQTLRSVNQGLNQTQNRVSSGYRVENASDNAAYWSIATTMRSDNKALSAVSDALGVGAAKVDTAYTAMDSAIDVVTEIKAKLVAATESGVDKAKVQEEIGQLQQQLLSIAQSASFNGENWVAGAAGTKSVVSSFVRDGSNAVSIKTTDYVLSSSSMGNVLFGMSSGSVETSTGILGTSSGATGSIYSMSITNFTAGQIQTALTNVESALKAMTSAGAALGSLSKRIDLQDDFVNALSDSIDSGVGRLVDANMEEESSRLSALQTQQQLAIQSLSIANSSSQNILSLFR, encoded by the coding sequence ATGACAAGCATTAACACGAATTCTTCCGCACAGGCAGCTCTCCAGACGCTGCGCAGCGTCAACCAGGGCCTCAACCAGACGCAGAACCGCGTTTCCTCCGGTTATCGCGTTGAAAACGCTTCCGACAACGCCGCCTACTGGTCGATCGCAACGACCATGCGTTCGGACAACAAGGCACTTTCCGCCGTTTCCGACGCTCTCGGCGTAGGTGCTGCCAAGGTCGATACGGCTTACACCGCCATGGACAGCGCTATTGACGTCGTCACCGAAATCAAGGCCAAGCTGGTTGCTGCAACCGAAAGCGGCGTTGACAAGGCCAAGGTTCAGGAAGAAATCGGCCAGCTGCAGCAGCAGCTCCTGAGCATCGCTCAGTCGGCTTCCTTCAACGGCGAAAACTGGGTTGCTGGCGCTGCCGGCACGAAGAGCGTCGTATCCTCCTTCGTCCGCGACGGCTCCAATGCGGTTTCGATCAAGACGACCGATTATGTTCTTTCGAGCTCCTCGATGGGCAACGTCCTGTTCGGCATGAGCTCAGGCTCGGTTGAAACCTCCACGGGTATCCTCGGTACCTCGTCGGGTGCGACCGGCTCGATCTACTCGATGAGCATCACCAACTTCACCGCAGGCCAGATCCAGACGGCGCTGACCAACGTAGAATCGGCTCTGAAGGCCATGACCAGTGCCGGCGCTGCTCTCGGCTCGCTCTCCAAGCGCATCGACCTCCAGGACGATTTCGTCAACGCTCTCAGCGACTCGATCGACTCCGGTGTCGGTCGCCTCGTCGACGCCAACATGGAAGAAGAGTCCTCCAGGCTCAGCGCTCTGCAGACCCAGCAGCAGCTGGCGATCCAGTCGCTGTCGATCGCCAACTCCTCTTCGCAGAACATCCTGTCGCTCTTCCGCTAA